A DNA window from Kitasatospora atroaurantiaca contains the following coding sequences:
- a CDS encoding 3-hydroxybutyryl-CoA dehydrogenase has protein sequence MSDIARVGVVGCGLMGSGIAEVFARSGLDVLVSEATGEALEFGRTRLTNSLDTAVSRGKLTQEQRDEALGRISFTTELADFADRDLVVEAVAEREDIKIKIFQTLDQVIERRDAILASNTSSIPIVKLAAATSRPEQVIGLHFFNPAPIQKLVEVIPTLTTSAETTARVEAFAVQVLGKEPIRARDRAGFVVNALLVPYLLSAVRMFESGVATASDIDKGMEAGCAHPMGPLRLCDLIGLDTIVSIAESMYDEYKEPLYAAPPLLSRMVDAGLLGRKSGRGFYDYTASA, from the coding sequence GTGAGTGACATCGCGCGCGTCGGAGTAGTCGGCTGCGGCCTCATGGGGTCGGGCATCGCTGAGGTCTTCGCCCGCTCCGGGCTGGACGTCCTGGTCTCCGAGGCCACCGGCGAGGCCCTCGAGTTCGGCCGCACCCGGCTGACCAACTCCCTCGACACGGCCGTCAGCCGCGGCAAGCTGACCCAGGAGCAGCGCGACGAGGCGCTCGGCCGGATCTCCTTCACCACCGAGCTGGCCGACTTCGCCGACCGCGACCTGGTGGTCGAGGCGGTGGCCGAGCGCGAAGACATCAAGATCAAGATCTTCCAGACCCTGGACCAGGTCATCGAGCGCCGGGACGCCATCCTGGCCTCCAACACCTCCTCCATCCCGATCGTGAAGCTGGCCGCCGCCACCTCCCGTCCGGAGCAGGTGATCGGCCTGCACTTCTTCAACCCGGCACCGATCCAGAAGCTGGTCGAGGTCATCCCGACCCTCACCACCTCCGCCGAGACCACCGCGCGCGTCGAGGCCTTTGCCGTGCAGGTGCTCGGCAAGGAGCCGATCCGCGCCCGCGACCGGGCCGGCTTCGTGGTGAACGCCCTGCTGGTGCCCTACCTGCTCTCCGCCGTCCGGATGTTCGAGTCGGGCGTGGCCACCGCCTCCGACATCGACAAGGGCATGGAGGCGGGCTGCGCCCACCCGATGGGTCCGCTGCGGCTGTGCGACCTGATCGGCCTGGACACCATCGTGTCCATCGCCGAGTCGATGTACGACGAGTACAAGGAGCCGCTGTACGCCGCTCCCCCGCTGCTCTCCCGGATGGTCGACGCGGGCCTGCTGGGCCGCAAGTCCGGCCGCGGCTTCTACGACTACACCGCGAGCGCCTGA
- a CDS encoding SDR family NAD(P)-dependent oxidoreductase, translating into MPTGSLVGQVALVTGAGRGIGREIAIGLAAEGMAVGLLGRTHDTLIETLKQCVRHGARGVAVTADVTRPGAVREAVRSVERDLGPVDFLVNNAGQVDRAEVPLWEADANQWWQVVETNLRGPFNLMRSVLPGMVQRRSGRVLNLNSGFALRPDGNYTAYATSKGALLQLSDNIADSLAAHHVVVLDISPGACATDMTAGMPMFAETKEWASIPYMVAVAVDTARGRFDALHGRFIHAGRDNLEHLVAEADAIREADARTLRLRPYGDDDPMA; encoded by the coding sequence ATGCCGACGGGATCGCTCGTAGGACAGGTCGCGCTGGTCACCGGAGCGGGCCGGGGCATCGGCCGGGAGATCGCCATCGGCCTGGCTGCCGAGGGCATGGCGGTCGGCCTGCTCGGGCGCACGCACGACACGCTGATCGAGACCCTCAAGCAGTGCGTACGCCACGGTGCCCGCGGTGTTGCCGTGACCGCCGACGTCACCCGGCCGGGCGCCGTCCGGGAGGCCGTCCGCTCGGTCGAGCGCGACCTCGGGCCGGTCGACTTCCTGGTCAACAACGCGGGCCAGGTGGACCGCGCCGAGGTACCCCTCTGGGAGGCGGACGCCAACCAGTGGTGGCAGGTCGTGGAGACCAACCTGCGCGGCCCGTTCAACCTGATGCGCAGCGTGCTCCCCGGCATGGTCCAGCGCCGCAGCGGCCGGGTGCTCAACCTCAACTCCGGCTTCGCGCTCCGCCCGGACGGGAACTACACCGCGTACGCCACCTCCAAGGGCGCGCTGCTGCAGCTCTCGGACAACATCGCCGACTCGCTCGCCGCCCACCACGTGGTGGTGCTCGACATCAGCCCCGGCGCATGTGCGACCGACATGACGGCCGGGATGCCGATGTTCGCCGAAACGAAGGAGTGGGCGAGCATCCCCTACATGGTCGCCGTCGCCGTGGACACCGCCCGCGGCCGCTTCGACGCCCTGCACGGGCGATTCATCCACGCGGGCCGGGACAACCTGGAACACCTGGTCGCCGAGGCGGACGCCATCCGCGAGGCGGACGCGCGCACCCTGCGGCTGCGGCCGTACGGCGACGACGACCCCATGGCCTGA
- a CDS encoding ketopantoate reductase family protein has product MRYIIIGAGAIGGTIGARLFESGHEVLLIARGAHGTALRTGGLRFSTPEGVRTLPVPTAEGSGSVELRHGDVLVLAVKTQHSEALLAEWAALPVAGGGTAGELLPLVCAQNGVENERLALRRFRHVYGMCVWMPATHLEPGRVSAAGAPLSGILHLGCYPSGRDETVEQISADLEKSVFAAPVTDDVMRWKYGKLLGNVGNALEAVAGPIDGELRLALYERAQAECEAVLQAAGIPYVGTREQREARGSRVELVPLEGQERTGSSSTQSLVRGTGSIEADHLNGEVVLLGRLHGVPTPVNEALQRWANEFARTGRPAGSLPEAELAALLGG; this is encoded by the coding sequence ATGCGCTACATCATCATCGGGGCAGGGGCGATCGGCGGAACGATCGGCGCGCGGCTGTTCGAGAGCGGGCACGAGGTTCTCCTGATCGCACGCGGCGCGCACGGCACGGCGCTGAGAACCGGCGGGCTGCGCTTCTCCACCCCGGAGGGCGTACGGACGCTGCCGGTCCCGACGGCGGAGGGCTCCGGCTCCGTCGAGCTGCGCCACGGCGACGTCCTGGTGCTCGCGGTCAAGACCCAGCACTCCGAGGCGCTGCTCGCCGAATGGGCCGCGCTTCCGGTGGCGGGCGGCGGCACGGCCGGGGAGCTGCTGCCGCTGGTCTGCGCACAGAACGGCGTGGAGAACGAGCGGCTCGCCCTGCGGCGGTTCCGGCACGTCTACGGCATGTGCGTCTGGATGCCCGCAACGCACCTCGAGCCCGGCCGGGTGTCCGCCGCCGGCGCCCCGCTGAGCGGCATCCTGCACCTCGGCTGCTACCCGTCGGGCCGCGACGAGACCGTCGAGCAGATCTCGGCCGACCTCGAGAAGTCGGTCTTCGCGGCGCCCGTCACCGACGACGTGATGCGCTGGAAGTACGGCAAGCTGCTCGGCAACGTGGGCAACGCGCTGGAGGCGGTCGCCGGTCCGATCGACGGCGAGCTGCGCCTGGCGCTGTACGAGCGCGCCCAGGCCGAGTGCGAGGCGGTCCTGCAGGCCGCGGGCATCCCGTACGTCGGCACGCGGGAGCAGCGCGAGGCCCGCGGTTCCCGGGTCGAGCTGGTGCCTCTGGAGGGCCAGGAGCGCACCGGGAGCTCGTCCACCCAGAGCCTGGTCCGCGGCACCGGCTCGATCGAGGCGGATCACCTCAACGGTGAGGTGGTGCTGCTGGGCCGCCTGCACGGCGTGCCGACTCCGGTGAACGAGGCCCTGCAGCGGTGGGCGAACGAGTTCGCGCGTACGGGGCGGCCGGCGGGCAGCCTGCCGGAGGCCGAGCTGGCCGCCCTGCTCGGGGGCTGA